A genomic window from Lotus japonicus ecotype B-129 chromosome 1, LjGifu_v1.2 includes:
- the LOC130730289 gene encoding uncharacterized protein LOC130730289, translated as MAKKRNAQMVDCMPKHSQQPRSSPPPKRRTDFSVFASTPHPDSSPGSSSGEITLSSVTASSLQERTSTGNLFSDDTLVRCSNYQHGKPVCSSESSDVPAVEVDSVVKDEGLDHSVNRDSCDEKIDIFKTLESTPRDSSDSDSSSLAVTPGSVVWARTAGEIWWPAEIMEERPALSDPVSDGHVLVQFYGNNPSAWVDPVTDISTFEDSFEERSNNPSKDFQEALKQALQRKAQLSSCRKLSPDRSAHSDQQERSSGKCTSASSSRTVDDQERRRGQRKRKPKVHFDEATCSMKPEKSARRLKIMRYLGLAPPVGSPF; from the exons ATGGCCAAGAAGAGGAATGCCCAGATGGTTGATTGTATGCCCAAGCATTCTCAACAACCCAGAAGCTCTCCTCCTCCCAAACGCCGCACTGATTTCTCCGTCTTCGCCTCCACCCCTCATCCTG ATTCCTCGCCAGGTTCATCTTCTGGTGAGATAACATTGTCTAGTGTCACTGCAAGCAGTTTGCAGGAGAGGACATCAACAGGGAATCTATTTTCTGATGATACGTTGGTTCGATGCAGTAATTACCAACACGGTAAACCAGTGTGTTCATCTGAATCTTCTGATGTTCCAGCTGTGGAAGTTGATTCAGTGGTAAAAGATGAAGGTCTCGACCacagtgtaaatag GGATTCTTGTGAtgaaaaaattgatattttcaaGACTTTAGAATCTACCCCTCGCGACTCATCTGACAGTGATAGCAGTTCCCTTGCTGTAACCCCTGGAAGTGTCGTGTGGGCAAGAACAGCTGGTGAAATCTGGTGGCCTGCTGAG ATCATGGAAGAAAGACCTGCATTATCTGACCCTGTCAGTGATGGACATGTTTTAGTGCAGTTTTATGGAAATAATCCCAG TGCTTGGGTTGATCCAGTCACAGATATTTCAACCTTTGAGGAT TCTTTTGAAGAAAGGAGCAACAATCCTTCAAAAGATTTTCAAGAGGCTCTAAAGCAA GCCTTACAGAGGAAGGCACAACTTAGTTCTTGCCGAAAATTGAGTCCTGATAGGTCTGCTCACTCTGATCAGCAAGAACGATCATCTG GTAAATGCACTTCAGCTAGCTCAAGCAGAACAGTTGATGATCAAGAGAGACGAAGAGGGCAAAGGAAACGTAAACCCAAAGTTCATTTTGAT GAGGCGACATGTTCGATGAAACCAGAAAAAAGTGCTCGGCGGTTAAAGATAATGCGGTATCTCGGCCTTGCTCCTCCTGTTGGTTCTCCTTTTTGA